In Streptomyces hawaiiensis, one genomic interval encodes:
- a CDS encoding SseB family protein translates to MALRRSEFAVLLEAFRDTAVLVPLHDGGWLTADFGGIRWILAFSDESALSRYALARDEADREWTYQTVLGARLLDVAVPEAGVPCGVALDAADGAEHALLLPPVTGIVPDAFAVDQVQQGGTPR, encoded by the coding sequence GTGGCCCTCCGGCGAAGCGAGTTCGCCGTGCTGCTGGAGGCGTTCCGGGACACGGCGGTGCTGGTGCCGCTGCACGACGGCGGCTGGCTCACCGCCGACTTCGGCGGGATCCGCTGGATCCTGGCCTTCTCCGACGAGTCGGCGCTGTCCCGGTACGCGCTCGCTCGGGACGAGGCCGACCGGGAGTGGACGTACCAAACGGTCCTCGGGGCGAGGCTGTTGGACGTGGCGGTACCGGAGGCCGGTGTGCCGTGCGGGGTGGCTCTGGACGCGGCCGACGGTGCCGAACACGCGCTCCTGCTCCCGCCGGTGACCGGAATCGTGCCCGACGCGTTCGCAGTGGACCAGGTACAGCAAGGAGGGACGCCTCGATGA
- a CDS encoding MFS transporter, whose amino-acid sequence MTTKTTRPLVRVLRDRDAGLYLSGVVVSGFGTSALWLASGVWVKDLTGSDGLAALCVLAMWLPTLAGPLLGTLADRVRRKPLLIGVNLLLAALLLTLVSVDAPGGLWLLYAVLFVYGAAGVVHDAAESALVATAVDPSLLGDFNGLRMTATEGMKLLAPLAGAGLYAAHGGASVALLDAATFVLATGLYAMLRVREGKPAPPTGSRRRRTTEGVRHLWAHPVLRPLVLAGGVTMLCAGLNGAMVYAVVDGLGHSPAYTGVLYAVQGAGSVAAGLLSGSALRHLGARRFAASGIALLAFAVALRAVPSDPVALVCGAAIGVGLAAVLIAALTSVQRETPGALLGRVTATANTLVYTPNVVGLAAGAALVELVGHRLVLVALGVALLVTAAALCQRPARAERTVSRSSSDANPA is encoded by the coding sequence ATGACGACCAAGACGACCCGGCCGCTCGTGCGCGTCCTGCGCGACCGCGACGCCGGGCTCTACCTCTCCGGCGTGGTGGTCTCCGGCTTCGGCACCTCGGCCCTGTGGCTGGCGTCCGGCGTGTGGGTCAAGGACCTGACCGGCTCGGACGGCCTGGCCGCGCTGTGCGTGCTCGCCATGTGGCTGCCGACCCTGGCCGGCCCGCTGCTGGGCACTCTCGCCGACCGGGTCCGCCGCAAGCCCCTGCTGATCGGCGTGAACCTGCTCCTGGCCGCCCTCCTGCTGACCCTCGTGAGCGTCGACGCCCCGGGCGGCCTGTGGCTGCTGTACGCGGTGCTGTTCGTGTACGGCGCGGCGGGCGTCGTCCATGACGCGGCCGAGTCGGCCCTCGTGGCGACCGCGGTCGACCCGTCCCTGCTGGGCGACTTCAACGGCCTGCGCATGACCGCCACCGAGGGCATGAAGCTCCTGGCCCCGCTGGCGGGCGCGGGCCTCTACGCGGCGCACGGCGGCGCGAGCGTCGCCCTCCTGGACGCGGCGACGTTCGTGCTGGCCACGGGGCTGTACGCGATGCTGCGGGTGAGGGAGGGGAAGCCCGCGCCGCCCACCGGCAGCCGCCGGCGGCGGACCACCGAAGGCGTCCGCCACCTGTGGGCGCACCCCGTGCTGCGCCCCCTGGTCCTGGCGGGCGGCGTCACGATGCTGTGCGCCGGTCTGAACGGGGCGATGGTGTACGCCGTTGTCGACGGCCTCGGGCACTCCCCCGCGTACACCGGCGTGCTGTACGCCGTGCAGGGCGCCGGTTCGGTCGCGGCCGGCCTGCTGTCCGGCTCCGCCCTGCGTCACCTGGGTGCTCGGCGCTTCGCGGCCTCCGGGATCGCCCTGCTGGCGTTCGCCGTGGCCCTGCGGGCGGTGCCGTCCGATCCGGTGGCGCTGGTGTGCGGCGCGGCGATCGGCGTGGGGCTGGCCGCGGTGCTGATCGCCGCGCTGACGTCCGTGCAGCGTGAGACGCCGGGTGCGCTGCTGGGCCGGGTCACGGCCACCGCGAACACCCTGGTGTACACACCGAACGTGGTCGGGCTGGCCGCCGGGGCGGCCCTGGTCGAGCTGGTGGGCCACCGGCTGGTGCTGGTGGCCCTGGGCGTGGCCCTGCTGGTGACGGCGGCCGCGCTGTGTCAGAGGCCGGCGAGGGCGGAGCGGACCGTCTCCAGGTCGTCGTCGGACGCCAACCCGGCGTGA
- a CDS encoding 5-dehydro-4-deoxyglucarate dehydratase, which yields MTSALLAARLDIPSGPLFFPVTAYGPDGSVDLDTYRTHVRRGVEAGAAAVFACCGTGEFHALTPEEFEACVRAAVEAADGRVPVVAGTGYGTALAVRYARLAEATGADGLLAMPPYLVVAGQEGLLRHYREVAAATALPVIVYQRDNAVFTPETVVGLARTDGIIGLKDGLGDLDLMQRFVSAVRTEVPGDFLYFNGLPTAEQTQLAYRALGVTLYSSAVFCFAPEIALAFHQALRTGDDATVEKLLDGFYRPFVELRAQGRGYAVALVKAGVRLRGLDVGEVRPPLHEPAGDHVKQLAELIERGYALLEETK from the coding sequence GTGACGTCAGCCCTTCTCGCTGCTCGACTCGACATCCCCAGCGGGCCGCTGTTCTTCCCGGTCACCGCCTACGGACCCGACGGCTCCGTGGACCTCGACACCTACCGCACGCACGTCCGGCGCGGCGTGGAGGCCGGAGCCGCCGCCGTGTTCGCCTGCTGCGGCACCGGCGAGTTCCACGCGCTGACGCCCGAGGAGTTCGAGGCCTGCGTACGGGCCGCCGTCGAGGCCGCCGACGGGCGTGTGCCGGTCGTCGCGGGCACCGGGTACGGCACCGCGCTCGCCGTGCGCTACGCCCGCCTCGCCGAGGCCACCGGGGCGGACGGGCTGCTCGCCATGCCGCCGTACCTCGTCGTCGCCGGGCAGGAGGGGCTGCTGCGGCACTACCGGGAGGTGGCCGCCGCGACCGCCCTGCCGGTCATCGTCTACCAGCGCGACAACGCCGTGTTCACCCCCGAGACGGTCGTCGGACTCGCCCGCACGGACGGGATCATCGGCCTCAAGGACGGGCTCGGCGACCTCGACCTCATGCAGCGCTTCGTCAGCGCTGTGCGCACCGAGGTCCCGGGCGACTTCCTCTACTTCAACGGCCTGCCGACCGCCGAGCAGACCCAGCTCGCCTACCGCGCCCTCGGTGTCACGCTCTACTCGTCCGCCGTGTTCTGCTTCGCGCCCGAGATCGCCCTCGCCTTCCACCAGGCCCTGCGGACCGGCGACGACGCCACCGTGGAGAAGCTGCTGGACGGTTTCTACCGCCCGTTCGTCGAACTGCGCGCCCAGGGCCGCGGCTACGCGGTCGCCCTGGTCAAGGCCGGTGTACGGCTGCGCGGCCTCGACGTCGGGGAGGTGCGGCCCCCGCTGCACGAACCGGCCGGGGATCATGTGAAGCAGCTCGCCGAACTGATCGAGCGGGGTTACGCGCTGCTGGAGGAGACCAAGTGA
- a CDS encoding NAD-dependent epimerase/dehydratase family protein, with protein sequence MPAPRTVLLTGAAGGLGTLMRDLLPDYGYDLRLLDMRPIEGVPDAITADLADRDAVREAVRGVDAIIHLAGISLEAPFEKILKANIEGTYHLYEAAREEGVGRIVFASSNHAVGYTPRPQGDTPLDPSALIPIDTPRRPDTFYGLSKCFGEDLAQLYWDKHGLETVSVRIGSCFPEPTSVRMLSVWMSPADGARLLHAALTAEHVGHTVVHGSSANTRLWWDLGTARALGYEPQDDSEPFAEKLIAEQGELQDGNEAHAYLGGQFVTDPPIWPY encoded by the coding sequence ATGCCCGCTCCCCGCACCGTCCTGCTCACCGGCGCCGCCGGCGGCCTCGGCACCCTGATGCGGGACCTGCTCCCGGACTACGGCTACGACCTGCGCCTGCTGGACATGCGCCCGATCGAGGGCGTGCCCGACGCGATCACCGCCGACCTGGCCGACCGGGACGCCGTGCGCGAGGCGGTCCGGGGTGTCGACGCGATCATCCATCTCGCGGGCATCTCCCTGGAAGCCCCCTTCGAGAAGATCCTCAAGGCGAACATCGAGGGCACCTACCACCTGTACGAGGCCGCCCGCGAGGAGGGCGTCGGCCGGATCGTCTTCGCCTCCTCCAACCACGCCGTCGGCTACACCCCGCGCCCCCAGGGCGACACACCTCTCGATCCGAGCGCGCTCATCCCGATCGACACCCCCCGTCGCCCGGACACCTTCTACGGCCTGTCCAAGTGCTTCGGCGAGGACCTCGCCCAGCTCTACTGGGACAAGCACGGCCTGGAGACGGTCTCGGTGCGCATCGGTTCCTGCTTCCCCGAGCCGACCAGCGTGCGCATGCTCTCGGTGTGGATGAGCCCCGCCGACGGCGCCCGTCTCCTTCACGCGGCCCTGACCGCCGAGCACGTCGGCCACACCGTCGTCCACGGCTCCTCCGCCAACACCCGGCTGTGGTGGGACCTCGGCACCGCCCGGGCGCTCGGCTACGAGCCGCAGGACGACTCCGAGCCGTTCGCCGAGAAGCTCATCGCCGAGCAGGGCGAGCTGCAGGACGGCAACGAGGCACACGCCTACCTGGGCGGCCAGTTCGTGACGGACCCCCCGATCTGGCCGTACTGA
- a CDS encoding DeoR/GlpR family DNA-binding transcription regulator yields the protein MNRTAEERQREIVRAARRDGSVDVTALAAELDVAKETVRRDLRVLEEHGLLRRTHGGAYPVESAGFETTLAFRATSHVPEKRRVAAAAAELLGDAETVFVDEGYTPQLIAEALPRDRPLTVVTASLPVAGALAEAEHMSVLLLGGRVRRGTLATVDHWTTKMLSGFVVDLAFIGANGISREHGLTTPDPAVSEVKTQAIRAARRVVFAGVHTKFGAVSFCRFAEVAALEAIVTSTLLPTAEAHRYSLLGPQVIRV from the coding sequence ATGAACAGGACCGCGGAAGAACGCCAGCGCGAGATCGTGCGGGCCGCACGGCGCGACGGCTCGGTCGACGTCACGGCCCTCGCCGCCGAGCTGGACGTGGCCAAGGAGACCGTACGGCGGGATCTGCGCGTCCTGGAGGAGCACGGCCTGCTCCGCCGCACCCACGGCGGCGCCTACCCCGTGGAGAGCGCCGGCTTCGAGACGACGCTCGCCTTCCGGGCCACGAGCCACGTACCCGAGAAGCGCCGGGTCGCGGCCGCCGCGGCCGAGCTGCTCGGCGACGCCGAGACCGTCTTCGTCGACGAGGGCTACACCCCGCAGCTCATCGCCGAGGCGCTCCCCCGGGACCGGCCGCTGACCGTGGTCACCGCGTCCCTGCCGGTCGCGGGCGCCCTCGCCGAGGCCGAGCACATGTCCGTGCTGCTGCTCGGCGGCCGGGTGCGGCGCGGCACCCTCGCCACCGTCGACCACTGGACGACGAAGATGCTGTCCGGCTTCGTCGTCGACCTGGCGTTCATCGGCGCCAACGGCATCTCCCGCGAACACGGCCTCACCACCCCCGACCCGGCCGTCAGCGAGGTCAAGACACAGGCGATCCGGGCCGCCCGCCGCGTGGTCTTCGCGGGCGTGCACACCAAGTTCGGAGCCGTCAGCTTCTGCCGGTTCGCCGAGGTCGCCGCACTGGAGGCGATCGTGACGAGCACGCTGCTGCCGACCGCCGAGGCCCACCGGTACTCGCTGCTCGGACCACAGGTCATCCGCGTCTGA
- a CDS encoding ABC transporter substrate-binding protein, which yields MRTQSRRRPPRATLALAAAGTLLAPLLSGCWVGAGGAGSGGDAINVLMVNNPQMVELQKLTRAHFTEETGIKVNFTVLPENDVRDKISQDFANQAGQYDVATLSNYEIPIYARNGWLREMNGYVAKYPAYDEQDVLRPMRQSLTADDGKLYGQPFYGESSFLMYRKDVFEQQGLTMPAHPTWRQVADLAARADGAEPGMKGICLRGLPGWGEVMAPLTTVVNTFGGTWFDKDWKARLDSPAFEKATKFYVDLVREHGESGAAQSGFAECLNNMTQGKVAMWYDATSAAGSLEAANSPVKGKVGYAPAPVEKTESSGWLYTWAWGIQKASRNPDNAWKFVSWASGKGYEELVGDKAGWSNVPAGKRASTYANPDYRKEAGAFQEMTKEAIEKARPNDPGVQPRPAPGIQFVGIPEFTDLGTKVSQEISAAIAGRQSVESALKKAQALAEKISEEYEGR from the coding sequence ATGCGAACCCAGAGCCGACGACGGCCACCGCGAGCCACGCTCGCCCTGGCCGCCGCAGGGACGCTGCTCGCCCCGCTGCTGTCCGGCTGCTGGGTCGGCGCGGGCGGGGCCGGATCCGGCGGCGACGCCATCAACGTCCTGATGGTCAACAACCCGCAGATGGTCGAGCTGCAGAAGCTGACCCGTGCCCACTTCACCGAGGAGACGGGCATCAAGGTCAACTTCACCGTCCTCCCCGAGAACGACGTCCGCGACAAGATCAGCCAGGACTTCGCCAACCAGGCCGGCCAGTACGACGTGGCCACGCTGTCCAACTACGAGATACCGATCTACGCCCGCAACGGCTGGCTGCGCGAGATGAACGGCTACGTCGCCAAGTACCCGGCCTATGACGAGCAGGACGTCCTGAGGCCGATGCGCCAGTCCCTCACCGCCGACGACGGCAAGCTCTACGGCCAGCCCTTCTACGGCGAGTCGTCGTTCCTGATGTACCGCAAGGACGTGTTCGAACAGCAGGGCCTGACGATGCCCGCGCACCCCACCTGGCGGCAGGTGGCGGACCTCGCGGCGCGGGCGGACGGCGCCGAGCCCGGAATGAAGGGCATCTGCCTGCGCGGCCTGCCCGGCTGGGGCGAGGTGATGGCCCCGCTCACCACGGTGGTGAACACCTTCGGCGGCACGTGGTTCGACAAGGACTGGAAGGCGCGGCTCGACTCCCCGGCCTTCGAGAAGGCGACGAAGTTCTATGTCGACCTGGTACGCGAGCACGGCGAGTCCGGCGCCGCCCAGTCCGGCTTCGCCGAGTGCCTGAACAACATGACCCAGGGCAAGGTCGCCATGTGGTACGACGCCACCTCCGCGGCCGGATCCCTGGAGGCGGCGAACTCCCCGGTCAAAGGCAAGGTCGGCTACGCCCCCGCCCCCGTCGAGAAGACCGAGTCCTCCGGCTGGCTCTACACCTGGGCCTGGGGCATCCAGAAGGCCTCCCGCAACCCGGACAACGCCTGGAAGTTCGTCTCCTGGGCGTCCGGCAAGGGCTACGAGGAACTGGTCGGGGACAAGGCCGGCTGGTCCAACGTCCCGGCCGGGAAGCGGGCCTCGACCTACGCCAACCCCGACTACCGCAAGGAGGCCGGTGCCTTCCAGGAGATGACCAAGGAGGCCATCGAGAAGGCCCGGCCGAACGATCCCGGCGTGCAGCCGCGGCCCGCGCCCGGCATCCAGTTCGTCGGCATCCCCGAGTTCACCGACCTCGGCACCAAGGTCTCCCAGGAGATCAGCGCGGCCATCGCCGGACGCCAGTCCGTCGAGTCGGCCCTGAAGAAGGCTCAGGCGCTCGCCGAGAAGATCTCCGAGGAGTACGAGGGACGATGA
- a CDS encoding carbohydrate ABC transporter permease has translation MTATTTAPVAAPETRTPVRRPSARLRAWATRAPLLPALIFMIVVTQLPFVATLVISFFDWNSLYPDARHFAGLDNYQEVLTDSDLRHSVWTTVLLTVAVVLASLVLGLVLALLLDRRFRGRGIVRTLLIAPFLVVPVAAALLWKHVLYNPEYGLLNGLLHYVGGPQPDWISTTPLLAVEASLVWQWTPFMMLILLAGLQSRDHEQIEAARVDGASDWQIFVHLTLPHLRRYLELGALLGSIYIVQNFDAVFTITSGGLGTANLPYTVYQSFYQAHENGLASAAGVLVVIGSIVIATFALRVVSSLFREEVSRA, from the coding sequence ATGACCGCCACGACGACGGCTCCCGTGGCCGCACCAGAGACGCGCACCCCGGTCCGCCGCCCCTCAGCCCGGCTGCGTGCCTGGGCGACCCGGGCCCCGCTGCTGCCCGCCCTGATCTTCATGATCGTCGTCACCCAGCTGCCCTTCGTGGCCACGCTGGTGATCTCCTTCTTCGACTGGAACAGCCTCTACCCCGACGCCCGGCACTTCGCGGGCCTCGACAACTACCAGGAGGTCCTCACCGATTCGGACCTGCGCCACTCGGTGTGGACGACCGTGCTGCTGACGGTGGCTGTGGTCCTGGCCAGCCTGGTCCTCGGACTGGTCCTGGCGCTGCTGCTGGACCGGAGGTTCCGCGGCCGGGGCATCGTACGGACCCTGCTGATCGCACCCTTCCTGGTGGTACCCGTCGCGGCGGCCCTGCTCTGGAAACATGTGCTCTACAACCCTGAATACGGGCTGCTCAACGGGCTGTTGCACTATGTGGGCGGACCACAGCCCGACTGGATCTCCACCACCCCGCTGCTCGCGGTCGAGGCCTCCCTCGTCTGGCAGTGGACGCCGTTCATGATGCTGATCCTGCTCGCCGGCCTGCAGAGCCGCGACCACGAGCAGATCGAGGCGGCCCGGGTCGACGGCGCGAGCGACTGGCAGATCTTCGTCCATCTGACGCTTCCGCATCTGCGCCGCTACCTCGAACTTGGCGCCCTGCTGGGCTCGATCTACATCGTCCAGAACTTCGACGCGGTCTTCACGATCACGTCCGGCGGCCTGGGCACCGCCAACCTCCCCTACACCGTCTACCAGAGCTTCTACCAGGCCCACGAGAACGGCCTCGCCTCGGCCGCGGGCGTCCTGGTCGTCATCGGCTCGATCGTCATCGCGACCTTCGCCCTGCGCGTGGTGTCGTCCCTGTTCCGCGAGGAGGTGTCCCGCGCATGA
- a CDS encoding carbohydrate ABC transporter permease encodes MSTTAPRAPRVRGKGAGLGLLAWLLGIAFFLPIAWMALTSFHSEADAATNPPSFAASLTLDGYREFFGAGGGASPWPALVNSLVASVASTLLVLLLAFPAAYALSINRVRKWTDVLFFFLSTKMLPVVAGLLPIYLFAKNAGMLDNIWLLVILYTSMNLPIAVWMMQSFLAEIPVAVIEAARVDGARLPTVLARVVALISLPGIAATALICFIFSWNELLFARVLTGVVAETAPVFLTGFITSQGLFLAKVCAASLVISLPVLAAGFAAQDKLVQGLSLGAVK; translated from the coding sequence ATGAGCACGACCGCACCGCGTGCCCCCCGTGTCCGTGGCAAGGGAGCGGGCCTGGGCCTGCTGGCCTGGCTGCTCGGCATCGCGTTCTTCCTGCCCATCGCGTGGATGGCGCTGACGTCCTTCCACTCGGAGGCGGACGCGGCGACCAACCCGCCGTCCTTCGCGGCCTCGCTGACCCTGGACGGCTACCGCGAGTTCTTCGGCGCGGGCGGCGGCGCGAGTCCCTGGCCGGCCCTGGTCAACTCCCTGGTCGCGTCCGTGGCCTCGACGCTGCTGGTCCTGCTGCTGGCCTTCCCAGCCGCGTACGCGCTGTCCATCAACCGGGTCCGCAAGTGGACGGACGTGCTGTTCTTCTTCCTCTCCACGAAGATGCTGCCCGTCGTGGCCGGCCTGCTGCCGATCTACCTGTTCGCCAAGAACGCCGGGATGCTGGACAACATCTGGCTGCTGGTCATCCTCTACACCTCCATGAACCTGCCGATCGCCGTGTGGATGATGCAGTCGTTCCTCGCCGAGATCCCGGTCGCGGTGATCGAGGCGGCCCGGGTGGACGGGGCGCGGCTGCCGACGGTCCTCGCGCGCGTGGTCGCCCTGATCTCCCTCCCCGGTATCGCCGCCACCGCCCTGATCTGCTTCATCTTCAGCTGGAACGAGCTGCTGTTCGCCCGGGTGCTCACGGGTGTGGTCGCCGAGACCGCCCCCGTCTTCCTGACCGGCTTCATCACCAGCCAGGGCCTGTTCCTGGCGAAGGTGTGCGCCGCGTCGCTCGTCATCTCCCTGCCGGTGCTCGCCGCGGGGTTCGCCGCCCAGGACAAGCTGGTCCAGGGCCTGTCGTTGGGAGCCGTGAAATGA
- a CDS encoding zinc-dependent alcohol dehydrogenase family protein: MKAAVIESVGKAVVAEVPDPTPGPREVVVEVAACGLCGTDLHILQGEFAPKLPIVPGHEFAGSVVGVGTQVTEVAVGDRVAVDPSLYCYECRYCRTGHNNLCARWAAIGVTTAGGAAQYAVAPVANCVKLPEHVRTEDAALVEPLSCAVRGYDVLRSRLGAHVLIYGSGTMGLMMLELAKRTGAASVDVVDVNPARLETARRLGVSASAANPDELDRPQGWDLVVDATGNAAAIQDGLDRVAKAGTFLQFGVADYATRVTIDPYRIYNQEITITGSMAVLHSFERAAELFANGVLDPEIFISDRIPLERYPQALEQFAAGVGRKIVVVP; the protein is encoded by the coding sequence ATGAAGGCCGCCGTCATCGAGTCCGTGGGCAAGGCCGTCGTCGCCGAGGTCCCGGACCCGACGCCAGGGCCGCGCGAGGTCGTCGTCGAGGTCGCGGCCTGCGGGCTGTGCGGCACGGACCTGCACATCCTCCAGGGCGAGTTCGCCCCGAAGCTCCCGATCGTGCCCGGGCACGAGTTCGCAGGCTCGGTCGTCGGGGTCGGCACCCAGGTCACCGAGGTGGCGGTGGGTGACCGGGTCGCCGTCGACCCGTCCCTCTACTGCTACGAGTGCCGCTACTGCCGTACCGGCCACAACAACCTCTGCGCACGCTGGGCGGCGATCGGCGTGACCACGGCCGGTGGCGCGGCGCAGTACGCGGTCGCGCCGGTGGCGAACTGCGTGAAGCTCCCCGAGCACGTCCGCACCGAGGACGCGGCGCTCGTGGAGCCGTTGTCCTGCGCTGTGCGCGGCTACGACGTGCTCCGGTCCCGCCTGGGCGCGCACGTGCTGATCTACGGCTCCGGCACCATGGGCCTGATGATGCTGGAGCTGGCCAAGCGCACGGGCGCGGCGAGCGTGGACGTCGTCGACGTGAACCCGGCCCGCCTGGAGACCGCCCGCCGCCTCGGTGTCTCGGCGTCGGCGGCGAACCCCGACGAACTGGACCGTCCGCAGGGCTGGGACCTGGTCGTCGACGCCACGGGCAACGCGGCGGCCATCCAGGACGGCCTGGACCGGGTGGCGAAGGCCGGCACGTTCCTGCAGTTCGGGGTGGCCGACTACGCGACGCGGGTGACGATCGACCCCTACCGCATCTACAACCAGGAGATCACCATCACGGGTTCGATGGCGGTCCTGCACAGCTTCGAGCGGGCGGCGGAACTCTTCGCGAACGGCGTCCTGGACCCGGAGATCTTCATCAGCGACCGCATACCGCTGGAGCGCTACCCGCAGGCGCTGGAGCAGTTCGCGGCGGGGGTCGGCCGCAAGATCGTGGTCGTGCCGTAG
- a CDS encoding TerD family protein, whose amino-acid sequence MTPGSNIPLSAARVTVDVTAPVRLDVSGLLLTADGKVRSDDDFIFYNQPSGPGVTYRSGGGGAPDAIVVDTTAVPPGIEKIVVTASPDAAGQTFQGIEPTATIRNADDSSVLATFTPPQLGSETALVIVEVYQRGGQWKARAVGQGYANGLAGIATDFGVTVEEPAAQPVTPPQPVTPPPAPVQPPAPPVSAPAAPPAAPATPPPPAPGAGKINLDKGRVSLQKNQTVSLIKGGRPLLSSVKMGLGWEPAYRGKDIDLDASVIAYGPQRNHIDSCYFGKLQIVGGAIRHSGDNLTGEGGGDDEVITVDLGRLPQEVTGLVFTVNSFSGQKFTEVAKAYCRLLDGATGEELVRFDLTSAEAQTGVMMAKLIRQFSGEWDMTAMGDFVKSRTVRGMVKPAAQSL is encoded by the coding sequence ATGACCCCCGGCTCGAACATCCCCCTGTCCGCCGCCCGCGTGACGGTGGACGTCACCGCCCCGGTGCGGCTCGACGTATCGGGCCTGCTGCTCACCGCCGACGGCAAGGTGCGCTCCGACGACGACTTCATCTTCTACAACCAGCCGTCGGGCCCGGGCGTGACGTACCGCTCGGGCGGCGGTGGTGCGCCCGACGCGATCGTGGTCGACACGACGGCCGTGCCCCCCGGCATCGAGAAGATCGTCGTCACGGCGAGCCCGGACGCCGCGGGCCAGACCTTCCAGGGCATCGAGCCGACGGCCACCATCCGCAACGCCGACGACAGCTCCGTCCTGGCCACGTTCACGCCTCCGCAGCTCGGCAGCGAGACGGCCCTGGTCATTGTGGAGGTCTACCAGCGAGGCGGCCAGTGGAAGGCCCGCGCCGTCGGCCAGGGATACGCCAACGGCCTCGCGGGCATCGCCACGGACTTCGGAGTCACGGTGGAGGAACCGGCCGCCCAGCCGGTGACCCCGCCCCAGCCGGTCACCCCGCCGCCGGCCCCGGTGCAGCCGCCGGCCCCGCCCGTCAGCGCCCCCGCCGCGCCCCCGGCCGCCCCGGCCACGCCTCCTCCGCCCGCCCCGGGCGCCGGGAAGATCAACCTCGACAAGGGCCGCGTCAGCCTCCAGAAGAACCAGACCGTCTCCCTGATCAAGGGCGGCCGCCCCCTGCTCTCCTCGGTGAAGATGGGCCTCGGCTGGGAGCCGGCCTACCGCGGCAAGGACATCGACCTGGACGCCTCGGTCATCGCCTACGGGCCGCAGCGCAACCACATCGACAGCTGCTACTTCGGCAAGCTCCAGATCGTGGGCGGCGCCATCCGGCACTCCGGCGACAACCTCACGGGCGAGGGCGGAGGCGACGACGAGGTCATCACCGTCGACCTCGGCCGCCTGCCCCAGGAGGTCACCGGCCTGGTCTTCACGGTCAACTCCTTCTCCGGCCAGAAGTTCACGGAGGTCGCCAAGGCCTACTGCCGCCTCCTGGACGGCGCGACCGGCGAGGAACTGGTCCGCTTCGACCTCACCAGCGCCGAGGCGCAGACCGGCGTGATGATGGCCAAGCTGATCCGCCAGTTCTCCGGCGAGTGGGACATGACGGCCATGGGCGACTTCGTGAAGTCCCGCACGGTGAGGGGAATGGTGAAGCCGGCGGCACAGTCCCTGTAA
- a CDS encoding TetR/AcrR family transcriptional regulator: MAQVRPMRADARRNYERLLTVAVEAFAEHGEGASLDDIAKRAGVGSGTLYRHFPTRRALLEAAYLDRVEAIAARADVLAAELPPGEALGEWLYELGAGLTRIRGLKALLGPAVTDSGSLVNTACGDSVKAAAGRLVRAAQEEGTLRRDVDPVDVLRLAHGVATASELADGEGRHIRRYLTLLMEGLVVGRR, encoded by the coding sequence GTGGCGCAGGTCCGGCCTATGCGGGCGGATGCCCGGCGCAACTACGAGCGGTTGCTGACGGTCGCCGTGGAGGCCTTCGCCGAGCATGGGGAAGGCGCGTCGCTCGACGACATCGCCAAGCGTGCCGGGGTCGGCTCCGGCACGCTGTACCGGCACTTCCCGACCCGGCGGGCGCTGCTGGAGGCCGCGTATCTGGACCGCGTCGAGGCGATAGCGGCCCGGGCCGATGTGCTCGCGGCCGAACTGCCGCCGGGCGAGGCGCTGGGGGAGTGGCTGTACGAACTGGGTGCCGGGCTGACCCGGATACGGGGGCTGAAGGCGCTGCTGGGCCCGGCCGTCACGGACTCCGGCTCCCTCGTGAACACGGCCTGCGGCGACTCGGTCAAGGCCGCGGCCGGGCGGCTGGTCCGGGCGGCGCAGGAGGAGGGCACGCTGCGGCGGGACGTCGACCCGGTCGACGTGCTGCGGCTGGCGCACGGGGTGGCGACGGCGTCGGAACTGGCGGACGGGGAGGGCCGGCACATCCGGCGGTATCTGACGCTGCTGATGGAGGGGCTGGTGGTGGGGCGCCGCTGA